From a single Paenibacillus sp. FSL R5-0345 genomic region:
- a CDS encoding M24 family metallopeptidase encodes MGNKRVSKLRKVLQDQGLEAMLITSGYNRRYLSGFTGSSGYVLVTSDDCYLLTDFRYMTQAADQAVGVKVVEHATKFIDTVRELLPSGKEVRIGFEQDDVSFSAYTSYAEALKPAVLVPVSKAVEDLRMFKDEEELAVMQRAADLADATFSHILNVIKPGMTERDVDLEMEFYMRTHGATSSSFDTIVASGERSSMPHGVASSRVIQGNEFITLDFGALLDGYCSDVTRTIALGAPDPKLKEIYDIVLEAQLHTLAHIKPGMTGRECDALARDIIASYGYGEQFGHSTGHGLGMEVHEWPRLSKLSDDVMQPGMVVTVEPGIYLPGIGGVRIEDDIVITESGISLLTHSSKEYTVL; translated from the coding sequence ATGGGTAACAAGCGTGTCTCCAAGCTGCGTAAGGTTTTGCAGGATCAAGGATTGGAAGCAATGTTGATAACTAGCGGTTATAACCGCCGCTATTTAAGTGGATTTACCGGATCGTCCGGTTATGTACTGGTGACAAGTGATGATTGTTATCTGCTGACTGACTTCAGGTATATGACACAGGCCGCGGACCAAGCAGTGGGGGTAAAAGTTGTAGAACATGCAACTAAGTTCATTGATACAGTACGCGAGCTTCTGCCTTCTGGTAAAGAAGTACGTATCGGTTTCGAACAGGATGATGTTTCATTCAGCGCGTACACCTCATATGCAGAAGCACTTAAGCCGGCAGTGTTAGTCCCAGTTTCCAAGGCCGTGGAAGACCTTCGTATGTTCAAGGATGAGGAAGAGCTTGCCGTTATGCAACGTGCAGCAGATCTGGCCGATGCTACATTCAGTCATATTCTGAACGTGATCAAGCCGGGCATGACTGAACGCGATGTTGATTTGGAAATGGAATTTTATATGCGTACCCATGGTGCAACTTCTTCATCGTTTGATACGATTGTTGCTTCAGGCGAACGTTCGTCCATGCCACACGGAGTAGCAAGCAGCCGTGTAATTCAAGGCAATGAATTCATTACCCTTGATTTCGGTGCATTACTTGATGGCTATTGCTCAGATGTGACAAGAACCATCGCACTCGGAGCGCCGGATCCGAAGCTGAAAGAGATTTATGATATTGTGCTGGAAGCTCAGCTACATACGTTAGCACATATCAAACCGGGTATGACTGGACGGGAATGCGATGCCTTGGCACGTGATATCATTGCTAGCTACGGATATGGTGAACAATTTGGACACAGCACGGGTCATGGACTTGGAATGGAAGTTCATGAGTGGCCGCGTTTGTCCAAACTTAGTGACGATGTTATGCAGCCGGGGATGGTCGTAACTGTAGAGCCTGGTATCTATTTGCCAGGAATTGGCGGAGTACGTATTGAAGACGACATTGTGATCACGGAGAGCGGAATTTCGTTGCTGACCCATTCGTCTAAAGAATATACAGTACTGTAA
- a CDS encoding patatin-like phospholipase family protein — MEINAVFEGGGVKGISLAGAVEATERAGRTFKRVAGTSSGSIVAALLAAGYEGEEMCRIIQGTSFSSFLKRGPVYNTAIVGPALRMLLKKGLYSGEALESWVRAFLLKKGIITFRDLPAGKLSIIASDITNGRILVLPDGLEQYGISPEHFEVAKAVRMSCSIPYFFDPVMLRLNGQAARGKSFTQQFVYVVDGGLLSNFPLWLFDGKNNGSKQPGNKIPTVGYQTVGKTDPQPHKINGPFSMLQAMVTTMLSAHDEKFIEGDKFVRTVKIPTLGIGTTQFQITKAQSDELYAAGLKAGEDFFKEWRPR, encoded by the coding sequence ATGGAGATTAACGCAGTTTTTGAAGGAGGAGGCGTAAAAGGAATTTCCCTCGCAGGAGCAGTGGAAGCTACAGAAAGGGCAGGCAGGACTTTTAAAAGAGTAGCAGGAACCTCCTCAGGTTCGATTGTAGCCGCTTTACTAGCAGCGGGCTATGAAGGGGAGGAAATGTGTCGAATCATCCAAGGAACATCCTTTTCATCGTTTCTGAAGCGAGGTCCCGTTTACAATACTGCTATCGTTGGTCCTGCGCTTCGGATGTTATTGAAGAAAGGATTATATTCTGGGGAAGCCCTGGAGTCCTGGGTAAGAGCATTTTTACTGAAAAAGGGAATCATCACCTTCCGTGATCTGCCTGCCGGTAAATTATCCATCATCGCATCCGATATCACAAATGGAAGGATATTAGTCTTGCCAGATGGCTTGGAGCAGTATGGGATCTCTCCGGAGCATTTTGAAGTGGCTAAGGCAGTGCGAATGAGCTGCAGCATTCCTTATTTTTTTGATCCGGTCATGCTAAGACTTAATGGGCAAGCAGCAAGAGGGAAATCCTTTACTCAGCAATTTGTGTATGTTGTGGATGGTGGGCTCTTGAGTAATTTCCCATTGTGGCTATTTGACGGCAAGAATAACGGTAGCAAACAACCAGGGAATAAAATTCCTACGGTAGGTTATCAAACGGTAGGTAAGACGGATCCGCAGCCGCATAAAATCAACGGGCCATTCAGTATGCTCCAAGCTATGGTAACTACCATGCTCTCTGCTCATGATGAGAAGTTTATTGAAGGGGATAAATTTGTTCGCACGGTAAAAATTCCTACGCTTGGGATTGGGACGACTCAGTTTCAAATTACAAAAGCGCAAAGCGATGAATTGTATGCTGCTGGACTTAAAGCAGGGGAGGATTTCTTTAAGGAGTGGCGACCAAGATAA
- a CDS encoding aspartate kinase: protein MSLYVMKFGGSSVGDTERMKRVAKRIADKQDEGHRCVVVVSAMGDTTDDLIDTAKQLNGQPPAREMDMLMTTGEQISVALLSIALHGIGRNAVSYTGWQAGFRTDETHGRARINEIDPRRVLASLEREQIVIVAGFQGMTVEGEITTLGRGGSDTTAVALAAAIQADVCEIYTDVDGIYSTDPRIVKTARKLKEISYDEMLELANLGAAVLHPRAVEYAKRHQVKLVVRSSFNHNEGTVVKEEASMEQGVVVSGIAYDKNVARVSILGVPDVPGVLAQVFGKLAEEGVNVDIIVQSGVQNEQADFSFTVSLDELDRAKEVIKQIHKTLPYREVTSEDNLVKVSIVGAGMVSHPGVAAQMFDVLSQEGVSIKMVSTSEIKVSCVIESGNLPSIIQALHTAYNLDTTEQAFVGGPKDRR, encoded by the coding sequence TTGTCACTTTATGTTATGAAATTCGGAGGCAGCTCCGTCGGCGACACTGAACGTATGAAACGCGTCGCTAAGCGCATCGCAGACAAGCAAGATGAGGGACATCGCTGCGTTGTGGTTGTATCTGCAATGGGGGATACAACAGATGATTTGATCGATACGGCGAAGCAATTAAACGGGCAGCCGCCCGCGCGTGAAATGGATATGTTGATGACGACAGGTGAACAAATCTCCGTCGCTCTATTATCCATTGCCCTGCATGGGATCGGGCGGAATGCAGTTTCTTATACAGGATGGCAGGCCGGATTCCGGACAGACGAAACTCACGGCAGAGCTCGTATCAATGAAATTGACCCACGTCGTGTATTAGCCTCTTTGGAACGTGAACAGATCGTGATCGTTGCAGGCTTTCAGGGAATGACTGTGGAAGGTGAGATCACCACATTAGGACGTGGAGGTTCGGACACAACAGCTGTAGCATTGGCTGCTGCGATTCAAGCAGACGTATGCGAGATTTATACCGATGTTGATGGTATCTATTCCACAGATCCACGTATCGTGAAGACAGCGCGTAAGCTGAAGGAGATTTCTTACGATGAAATGCTAGAGCTTGCCAATCTGGGAGCAGCTGTACTACATCCACGTGCAGTGGAGTACGCTAAGCGTCATCAAGTTAAGCTGGTCGTCAGATCGAGCTTTAATCATAATGAAGGTACCGTTGTGAAGGAGGAAGCAAGCATGGAGCAAGGAGTCGTAGTAAGTGGTATTGCGTATGACAAGAACGTAGCACGTGTAAGTATTCTAGGAGTGCCTGATGTTCCGGGCGTGCTTGCTCAAGTCTTCGGCAAATTGGCTGAAGAGGGCGTTAACGTTGACATTATTGTACAAAGCGGTGTACAAAATGAGCAGGCTGACTTCTCATTTACGGTCTCTCTTGATGAGCTGGATCGTGCGAAAGAAGTAATTAAGCAAATTCATAAAACGTTGCCTTACCGTGAAGTTACGTCTGAGGATAACCTGGTGAAGGTGTCCATCGTTGGCGCGGGTATGGTCAGCCATCCAGGGGTTGCGGCTCAAATGTTTGATGTACTCTCCCAAGAGGGTGTGAGCATCAAGATGGTAAGTACGTCTGAGATCAAAGTATCTTGCGTCATTGAATCAGGCAATTTGCCTTCAATCATTCAGGCGCTTCATACCGCCTACAATCTTGATACTACAGAGCAGGCTTTCGTCGGAGGTCCTAAGGATCGCCGATAA
- a CDS encoding YqhR family membrane protein, producing the protein MSKSHQQQSGHTNIWLFALELGFFSGLIWGGLHWLTYWFSFTKVSPGFIAEPFFKHEFLTTAFGHFVGYMFFIVFSVIASILYVLLLRKLKGPWPGLVYGIFWWAVIFIPGSQLFLMQPPFKLPWNTVISEFCIFLLWGMFIGYTAAIEYTDERKREQSTALA; encoded by the coding sequence ATGAGCAAATCTCATCAACAACAATCGGGGCATACAAATATTTGGCTTTTTGCACTCGAATTAGGTTTTTTTTCTGGATTGATTTGGGGAGGGCTTCACTGGCTTACCTATTGGTTCAGTTTTACCAAAGTCAGTCCTGGTTTTATCGCAGAGCCTTTTTTTAAACATGAGTTTTTGACAACTGCGTTCGGACATTTCGTGGGATACATGTTTTTTATCGTATTTTCGGTGATCGCGTCCATACTGTATGTACTGCTTCTGCGCAAGCTGAAGGGACCTTGGCCAGGGCTGGTCTACGGCATTTTTTGGTGGGCGGTTATATTTATTCCTGGTTCTCAATTGTTTCTTATGCAGCCCCCATTCAAGCTGCCGTGGAACACGGTCATTAGTGAGTTCTGCATTTTTCTACTATGGGGAATGTTCATTGGATATACAGCAGCGATCGAGTATACGGACGAACGGAAGCGTGAGCAAAGTACAGCGCTTGCCTAA
- the efp gene encoding elongation factor P yields MISVNDFKTGLTVEVEGDIFTVIDFQHVKPGKGAAFVRSKLKNLRNGNTVERTFRAGETIGRAIIENRGVQYLYASGSDHVFMDNETYDQFELSEKQLEWELNFLKENMTVNIVSYKGEILGINLPTSVELKVVETEPGVKGNTAQGATKSAKLETGHSVQVPLFINEEDILLIDTREGKYISRA; encoded by the coding sequence GTGATTTCAGTAAATGATTTTAAGACAGGTTTGACCGTAGAGGTAGAAGGAGATATTTTTACCGTTATTGATTTCCAACACGTTAAGCCAGGTAAAGGCGCAGCATTCGTTCGCTCCAAGCTTAAGAACTTGCGTAACGGTAATACAGTAGAGCGCACATTCCGTGCAGGTGAAACAATTGGCCGTGCTATTATCGAAAACCGTGGCGTACAATATCTATATGCAAGCGGATCGGACCATGTATTCATGGATAACGAAACTTATGACCAATTCGAATTGTCTGAAAAGCAATTGGAATGGGAATTGAATTTCCTTAAAGAGAACATGACTGTAAACATCGTTAGTTACAAAGGCGAGATTCTCGGAATCAATCTTCCTACCAGCGTAGAGTTGAAGGTTGTTGAAACTGAGCCTGGCGTTAAAGGAAACACGGCTCAAGGTGCTACGAAATCGGCCAAGCTTGAAACTGGTCATAGCGTACAGGTTCCATTGTTTATCAACGAAGAAGATATCCTGCTCATTGATACTCGTGAAGGTAAATATATCTCCCGCGCGTAG
- a CDS encoding family 10 glycosylhydrolase, producing MNYRKWMLSLLVLMLFLPLWSPGARAAAVQITIELDGEALVSDVPPYITTSNVTMVPISVISNGLNAGVVWNQMNKTVTITLGETVLKLTSGKKNALVNDASVALDTSVQIKQGRVMVPIRFVSEQLGLQVLWDQVNKHISLFSNTEPPQSVDPGTPTTPTTPTVPTIPTIPGGSTSKEMKGAWISTVFNLDWPSTSSAGNEAKQKQEFDNLLDKLKAVGFNAVFVQVRPSADSLYPSTLVPWSKVLTGTQGKNPGYDPLSYMVSAAHSRGMQFHAWFNPFRATTDASTSTLASNHVAKEHPEWIVNADGKKYINPGIPEARQHIIDTVMEVVKGYDIDGVHLDDYFYPSNVTFADDAAYSTYNSKKLSKADWRRDNINEFVRQLGEQIHKVKPKASYGISPFGVWRNIKNDSTGSDTSAGVTAYDSMYADVRTWIKQGWIDYVAPQIYWSLSFSTARYDKLVDWWVKEVENTNVKLYIGLAGYKVGASDQKAEWQSGDQIINQLKYNEKYEEVAGSIMFRANDVVVRNPFGLSSLLTFYFKS from the coding sequence ATGAATTATCGTAAATGGATGTTGAGCTTGTTAGTACTTATGTTGTTTCTGCCTTTATGGTCACCTGGTGCACGCGCGGCAGCGGTGCAAATTACCATTGAACTGGATGGAGAAGCTCTGGTAAGTGATGTGCCCCCGTATATCACAACCTCCAATGTAACGATGGTGCCCATTAGTGTGATCAGTAATGGATTAAATGCCGGCGTAGTATGGAATCAAATGAATAAGACTGTAACGATCACTCTAGGAGAGACGGTCCTTAAGCTAACGAGCGGCAAGAAAAATGCTTTGGTAAACGATGCCTCAGTAGCGCTGGATACATCTGTGCAGATTAAGCAGGGGCGGGTAATGGTACCGATTCGTTTTGTAAGTGAGCAATTGGGACTACAGGTGTTATGGGATCAGGTGAATAAGCATATCTCCTTGTTCTCCAACACGGAACCCCCACAATCTGTCGATCCAGGAACACCAACGACACCAACGACACCAACAGTACCAACGATACCCACTATCCCTGGTGGATCGACTAGTAAGGAAATGAAGGGGGCTTGGATTTCCACCGTATTCAATCTGGACTGGCCTTCAACGTCTTCGGCAGGAAACGAAGCGAAGCAAAAGCAAGAGTTTGATAATTTGTTAGACAAGCTAAAAGCCGTTGGCTTTAATGCTGTGTTTGTGCAGGTTAGACCTTCAGCAGACAGTCTGTATCCATCGACTTTAGTTCCTTGGTCTAAGGTATTGACGGGTACACAAGGGAAGAATCCGGGATATGATCCTCTAAGTTATATGGTCAGTGCTGCGCATTCCCGCGGCATGCAGTTTCATGCTTGGTTCAACCCATTCCGTGCAACGACAGATGCTTCCACCTCAACGTTAGCAAGTAACCATGTGGCAAAAGAACATCCAGAATGGATTGTGAATGCCGATGGTAAGAAATACATTAATCCAGGTATTCCAGAGGCTCGCCAACATATCATCGACACGGTGATGGAAGTGGTTAAAGGTTACGATATCGACGGTGTCCATTTGGATGATTACTTTTATCCTTCCAATGTTACTTTTGCCGATGATGCTGCTTATTCTACCTATAATTCGAAAAAGCTTTCTAAAGCTGATTGGCGCCGAGATAATATTAATGAATTTGTCCGTCAGTTGGGAGAACAGATTCATAAGGTAAAACCTAAGGCTTCTTATGGAATCAGTCCTTTTGGAGTATGGCGGAATATTAAAAATGATAGTACAGGTTCGGACACTAGTGCAGGGGTAACTGCTTATGACAGCATGTATGCGGATGTTCGGACATGGATTAAGCAGGGCTGGATTGATTATGTCGCTCCGCAAATTTATTGGAGTCTGTCCTTTAGCACAGCGCGTTATGACAAGTTAGTAGATTGGTGGGTAAAAGAAGTAGAGAATACGAATGTTAAACTCTACATCGGGTTAGCTGGTTATAAGGTCGGAGCCAGTGATCAAAAGGCAGAATGGCAAAGTGGAGATCAAATTATTAATCAGCTCAAATATAATGAGAAGTATGAAGAGGTTGCAGGTAGTATTATGTTCAGAGCGAATGACGTCGTAGTCCGCAATCCGTTCGGATTGTCGAGCTTATTGACCTTTTATTTTAAGTCCTAA
- a CDS encoding YitT family protein produces MQVRSYGLSPSMRTVVRPLKEVAIIIFSAFLIASGMRLFLIPHQLLSGGVAGVASVVGYLTDPKYISKLYFVINLPLIVWGFIAVGKKYILLSLLSVVATTWFITIIPEVQLTKDPILASIFGGVIIAGGVGFSLRTGGSSGGFDILGSIISRKRDIPMGNIMFLMDGMVILSLGFFKSWDSALYAMLCIFVKSRVVDMIHIRHVKLTCFIVTKEREKMLNRLRELPHGITVVDAEGGYSHEGNTMLMTVTTRYELAELRKTIINTDPSAFVNVLETVEIQGRFRRLG; encoded by the coding sequence ATGCAAGTTCGAAGTTACGGGTTATCGCCATCTATGCGTACCGTAGTCAGACCACTTAAGGAAGTAGCTATTATTATTTTTTCAGCCTTTTTAATTGCAAGCGGGATGCGATTGTTTCTAATTCCTCATCAGCTTTTGAGCGGTGGGGTAGCAGGGGTTGCCTCGGTCGTCGGTTATTTAACGGATCCGAAGTACATCTCCAAGCTTTATTTTGTAATAAACCTTCCTTTAATTGTCTGGGGATTTATTGCAGTGGGAAAAAAATACATCTTACTAAGCTTGCTTTCTGTCGTGGCTACAACCTGGTTCATAACCATTATTCCTGAGGTGCAGTTGACCAAAGACCCCATTCTGGCAAGTATTTTCGGCGGGGTAATTATTGCTGGCGGTGTTGGTTTTTCTCTCCGTACAGGGGGCTCTTCCGGGGGATTTGATATATTAGGCTCGATTATTTCACGTAAACGGGATATTCCGATGGGGAATATTATGTTCTTAATGGATGGTATGGTTATTCTGAGCTTAGGCTTCTTTAAAAGCTGGGACTCCGCTTTGTACGCTATGCTCTGTATTTTTGTGAAGAGTAGAGTAGTCGATATGATCCATATTCGCCATGTGAAACTGACCTGCTTCATCGTTACTAAAGAACGGGAGAAGATGTTAAATCGTCTTAGAGAGTTGCCCCATGGCATCACTGTCGTCGATGCAGAAGGTGGATACAGTCATGAAGGAAATACCATGCTTATGACGGTAACGACTCGATATGAGCTTGCTGAGCTGCGAAAGACTATAATTAATACGGACCCAAGTGCTTTCGTTAATGTACTAGAAACTGTTGAGATTCAGGGCAGATTCAGACGATTAGGTTAA
- a CDS encoding DUF1385 domain-containing protein, producing MFGGKHINVTAVRRKNQEITFLEVPKTDKSWVTKLRKIPLLRGLVSIIDASAKGSKHLNYSAESYAEDELEPEDLEKEKAKPKKKDEGWSLGMIFGVAVMGILSFLFGKLIFTLVPVFVEDFLFKNVFDNYVLHNLIEGGIKMVLLLVYLWAISQTPVIKRLFQYHGAEHKVISAFEAGEELTVQNVQKYSRLHYRCGSSFMMLTIILGVIIYSVVPWDNLWERVIQRIILLPVVIGVSFEVLKGTNAVREVPGLKYLGYPGLWLQLLTTKEPKDDQVEVSIASFNRMRELDAAIEARGYTEESMSGGILDPAKG from the coding sequence ATGTTCGGCGGTAAGCATATCAATGTAACAGCCGTACGACGCAAGAATCAGGAAATCACATTTTTAGAGGTACCCAAAACAGATAAGAGCTGGGTCACGAAACTGCGCAAGATTCCGCTGCTTCGCGGCCTTGTCAGTATTATAGATGCCAGCGCTAAAGGCTCTAAGCACTTGAACTATTCAGCAGAATCCTACGCCGAAGATGAATTGGAACCGGAAGATCTGGAGAAGGAAAAAGCAAAGCCGAAGAAAAAGGATGAGGGCTGGAGCTTAGGAATGATTTTTGGCGTAGCAGTAATGGGTATTCTCTCCTTCTTGTTCGGAAAGCTCATTTTTACGCTCGTACCGGTATTTGTAGAGGATTTTTTATTTAAAAATGTATTTGATAACTACGTACTGCACAACCTCATAGAAGGCGGCATCAAAATGGTTCTCTTGCTGGTCTATTTATGGGCGATTTCTCAAACACCTGTGATCAAGCGACTGTTCCAGTATCACGGTGCAGAACACAAAGTCATCAGTGCCTTTGAAGCAGGCGAAGAACTGACTGTTCAGAACGTTCAGAAATACAGCCGTCTGCATTACCGCTGCGGAAGTAGCTTTATGATGCTTACGATTATCCTCGGGGTGATTATTTACTCCGTAGTGCCATGGGATAATCTTTGGGAACGTGTAATCCAGCGGATTATCTTGTTGCCAGTCGTAATTGGTGTATCGTTTGAAGTACTGAAGGGTACCAATGCAGTAAGAGAAGTGCCAGGTCTTAAATATCTGGGTTACCCTGGATTGTGGCTGCAGCTCCTTACAACCAAAGAGCCAAAAGACGATCAGGTAGAAGTATCTATCGCCTCTTTCAACCGTATGCGTGAGCTTGATGCTGCGATTGAAGCAAGAGGGTATACGGAGGAAAGTATGTCCGGTGGCATATTGGATCCTGCGAAAGGATGA